The window TTAGTCAAAgacaaaaaaaagacaaaaaggcTCTAATTGCCACAAAAACCTGTTTTTTCAAGTGTAATTTTGACATTCCAGGAAACAGAAAGTTACATTAAGCCCTCAAGTAATCTTGTAATGTGTATCATTTTTTTCTCCAGAATTATCTTAATCTTCTGGTGCAATCTATATTATGCAGATGATAGTGAGCTAGTTTTAGCTCTCCTTTTGATCCTTCCAAATTCTGTAGTAGAATAGAAGTCacttttgctattttgagcttttgttTGGTGTTACTGTGAGATGTTTGTGCGGATATTTTTATCTCTGCACCTTCAACCAGCTAGTCTTTGGCCTAAGGCAACTATTTCATGGCTCAATACTTTACATCTGTTAGATATAGAAGCATCTTTATTGATCCCTTTACTCTAATATCAAATTGCAGTCTAGGTAACATGTTCTTTGTGGTGACTCCTTTACCATTTTCTAAAGGCACTCCTAGAGTTTGGGACTTATTTAGTTTGGCTTATTAAAACAAGAGGAGCCTTGGTATAACTgataaagttgttgccatgtgatcaggaggtcacaggttcgagccgtggaaacaacctcttgcagaaatgcaggataaaactgcgtacgatagacccttgtagtccggcccttccccggactcCGCACATAGCgcgagcttagtgcaccgggctgcgcTTTTTATTAAAACAATCGTTGCCGTCTTCCTTGTGGCGACTCCTCTTCCATTTTCTAAAGGCACTCTTCTGGACAAGAGTAGGTTGCTCTAGTGATGAGCactctccacttccaaccaagaagttgtgagttcgagtcaccccaagaacaaggtggggagttcttggagggagggagccgacgGTCTAtcgaaacagcctctctaccccagggtaggggtaaagtctgcgtacacactaccctcctcataccccacttgtgggattatactgggttataTGTACTCTTCTGATTTTGATTCGAAAGAGACCTTAGGCTTATTTATCTGAAACTACTTTTAGGCGAAAGAGACCTTAGGCTTATTTATCTGAAACTAATTTTAGGTGTTTGAAAAGAGGTTATATAGGTGGTTTTAGCTTAAAAAGATGTTGGAAAAATACAAGCTCATAAAACTTGACTCAAGAGTCAAGAATCAGCAGCCACAGTAAAGAGGTTTGTATCAGAATAGGCAGGTCCATTGATGAATGAAAATCTTGATCTATCTCTTGAATTGATTGATCATGTCACATTTTTTGTTGTACAAGAAAAGCTAATATACAATTGAAAGGGTGTTAGTTTCCACTGTTCAAGATCGAGATTGAGATTTCTCCTGCATCTTTGCTCGGGCGAAAAATACTCCAGCCAAGAGGCCTGCAAAATGCAACACATACTTTTTCCTTAATATTGTTCTTAGCTAAATGAAGCACATCTTTGATTTAGAAAGGTAGTAGGGTAAAGTAGTGCCGAAAGCACCTTCAACCAAGTAGTGACAGCAAACACTGCTTCGCAGAAAAATTAAATGcagcgcgcgcacacacacatacataatatttttctaaaaataatgtGTAATCCGAAAAGCTTAAAATCATGCAAAGTAAACATCAATTTGAGATAGGACGTTAAGTCCTAGAACTCAGTTTCCCCTTAGCCCTACCTTGTGCGACAATGAATCAAATATTCGTGCAAAATCTTGTGTACGCTGCTGGAGTAAAGAGAAAGAGTAAACACTCACCAAAGAATATACTGGCAGAGTTCTCCAGACTTGTTGGGACATGGAAGAGGAAAATACCAGCAACAGAGAGTGGTATCTTATTTAGTGATCCCACAAGACTGCAGAATccgaaatcaaagaaaaatcaaatagggaaagatttaatgtcaaattaatcaaagaaaaatgaaatagcGCAGTCATTTGAAAAGAACCATACCTATAAGTGGTGGCACTTGTTTGGTGAAGAAACCACATAGATGTGAAGCTAATTGCTAAGCCCAAAAATCCACTAAAGGTTGTTACCAACCAGAATGTTGGCAATTGTAATAGTGGCCTGCACCAAAAAACATGTCGCAAAATTTTCaatgtgcaatatagcagtattcGCCTTCAGTAAGTAGCAATATGTATTAGAAATTATCACAGGTTTAAACAATAGGCACAAAGCATGTACATACATGTGAATGTGTGAGTGCCTAAGAGAATGGTTACTACTTACAGACGAGATAAATCAAAAAAAGAATTGAGGAGAACAAATTGCTACTTTACGAAACCAAAACTCACGTTCTAGAAAGGTAGTCCACCTCGTTGAATATTAATATAAGCACAATGCCTAAAGGCAGTGAAAGCGTGTTATTTAGCAGAACCATTGAAAATTCGTCCAAGTTCCCGGATTTAGTCACTTGCTTGGCAGTGTCCATCACCCTGCGTAGAGTCAACTTCACCAGAAGATCACaacattattttaaatttaagcaTTAGCGTGGGAAATCAGGTCAACGCGTTGACATGCACAAAACATATTAGAAGTTTTAAATGATTAATTAGAACATCAAATCAAATGTGACCTCAAGAAAAATGACGGAGATAAGAAGCTCACAAATCAATTCTGGTAAACTCTGCTGCTTGTCCCATTACTGATGGAAAACAGAATTGGAGGTGTTATCAAGAAGAAATCAATGCCGAGTCAAGTTCTGGATGTTTTGAGCTTGACTGAAACATTGAATAGCTGGGATCTAGCTTACTGCCTAATGGAATATGGGACAAGCTTCAAATTGAACACAAGCTAACAAGGCTCAAGTTCGAGTCTCAATTCGATCTCAAATTATATTAACTAAAACactatatattttcaaataattGAGTTTTTAAGAATTAAATCAGGAAACATTAAATCTCTTTACCTGGACAGACAGCAACATTATGAATACCATGATTAACATTACATGATTACAAGGTCAAAACTGTATCATCATTTTAATTTCATACTGAGAGCACATAAAGAGGTATATGGCAATTCAGTTACTGCCTAAGATACTTTCAGAGTTCAAAGTTTACAAGGGGATACGTTCCTATTATATCTCTTCAGTAGGAAACATCAGAGTGTAATCTAAAATTTTGCAGCTCCTTTTAGTAAAAGATTAAGTTGTTACAAAGGATATCCAGGACAGTGATGTATCTATTCAATATCGTCATCAACTTGCCTCCTCACATGTGGGCATCATTCTTTTTATAGAGAAAGCACAGATATTGAGCCCATATATATTTGATCATAAAGGAAACACAAGAAAAAGATGCACTTACAGAATATGACGCTGTCAAGAAACAATTAATAATCTGCCATGTATAACCAATGGCATGAAAAGAAAGATCAGTAACTCCTCCTGAAATTGCTGAAATAATCTGCACAACACAACTAACGAGTTACATCTCTAAAGCTTTCATCTCACAAGTACATTATATTTCAAAGTTGGTAGCGAAATCACATTAAATCTGATGATTTTAGGGTTGACGATGGATATTCCAATAACTACTGATCTTGATCTTATACTCATGAAAACTACTGATAGCACTAGTTACCAGAGAGTACCATTGGTACCAGAAGCAATActcgaaaaggaaaaaaaaaaaaaagatggcaCACCGTTCATTATCATAACTGCCGTTTGTCCTCAATACAGCATATAGCATTTAGTCCCACCATGAGATTCATTCTATTCCCAGTAGGCATCACTTAATATGCCTTTGACCGAGGATTAGGGTACTTGAACTTTATGATGCGCTTAACACATGAATCAGTAATAGGTATGATgcagatttttaaaaaaagattagCAGACATAAGAGGAAAAACTAACACGAAACAACAGCAGAGTTCCTCTTATGTGCAAGTGACAAGAAGAAAATGTAAAGCCTAGAGTAATAACTGATTTTGATCAACCGCAGACAATTTGGTACATGCTATCTTGCTCCCACTTACACACAGCCAACATACCATGATAGTAGCTATGATGCTACCGAAGCAAAAAATCTATTTTAGCTATTTAAGCTAATATCATACCATCAGGAAAAGAGCAGTCCAAACTCTGTTATCGTGGGTTTTGTTGAATAAATACATCTCACCAACAGCAGTTATCACATTAGTGACATTCTTCAGGACAGTGACCATAGCAACATTGATGTACTTTAGACTGCAGGAAATAAGACAATTAGAAGTAAGCTATTCAGCCAAGATTCATCGAATCACAGCTTTAATTGGTAAACGCTAAAGCAACTTGTATGCTAAAGCATCTTTTAATGCTGCTGCACAATATGTAGATAAAATGGAAGAGTACTGAAATTAGTGATGAAAATGGTGGAGCAGAAGAACATAAATAGCTGCAGTTGAAAcctttttttcttgaattttaatgtttttttacctttttctgCTTTTTGACATGCCGTGTAATCACAATTTGAGTGTTTATGACCTACATCTTAAGCATCTTTTGTTTCATCTAAAGAGAGAGGAATTGACATACATAAGACACCAAACAGAAGATACATGAATTAGAGAACCTCCAAACATACACAGTGCCCGCGCGCGCGTGTGTGGGGGGTTTTGAGTGTTACTTGTGCAACcagcaaaaaataaaacaataggCATATTCAAATATGCCTATGGAAAGCAATGAATTCCCATGAAATATAATCTTGCATAAAGGTCCAGCTGACTCGATCACATCGACAAACTGTTCCCAAAGAACTGTGCATCATAGATGCACTTCCAAGTTCCAACATAATAGGGCTCAATGAATGACTTGTGCAACCAGCAGGAAATAAAACAATAGACATATTCAAAAAATGAAATGCATGGTACAACAAATGTGACGTGGGAGTATCTTGTACCTGAACATACTTGTTATAAGCATCCCAACAAATATAACATTAACAGGCAACCAGACTTTGACTAGCTTCCAAGTGAGTGGTTCTGTAGAAATTACCCCAAAAAGTCTCAAGGTAGAAACCACCACAACCGAGACAAAATTCTGCATAAAAGATCAAAGATTAATTGTCACTACCCAACCTATATACCTCGATAGCTCAAAAATGTAACAAAGCTTGGGAAGCACCTGATAGAGCATCAATGAAATCCCTGCATTAAAGTCATAGCTGGAGAGTACATACTTGTTCACTAATATCATGCTACAGGACGAAATACAATAAGCGACTCCGGATAGCAAGGCCTTATTGTGTACTGTGACAACTTTATTGCTGCGTGCTGACTTCTCTGTATCTTTCTCCAACATCCCATTTTCCAAatcttcatcatttttatttacAGCTTTCATGGAAAAGGATCTGAAGACAATTaaaaaatagtaatttcaatTACAGTGTATTTGAAATTATTCTAATCAAAATTAGTAGCATGGCCATGAAAAACAAACAAACCAAGGCAACAGCTTAATAGAGTCCCTAATATTGCAAAAAGGAAAATAATGTTAAGGAGAAAACATAGCCATCATCCAGCTGTAACTCAGAGAAGCAACATATAATTTAGCACATCAATGAAGGGAGCGCTTAAGAATCTGCAAATTAGATGAGAGCTAAaaacaacatgaaaaatattttttccctattacCCTCTTTCCACCAAAAGAGAAAAGAGTGCAACGACAGATGATTGAACTCTCATTGCCTCTTTAATCCctgcaaaaaaatattttatttctcaCTGGCCATGCAGTAGCATACCAAAATGGCTTTCACAAGGcataatatataataaaaaattacgTTGTGAACCACAAAAGAACATACTGCAATGCATCATTCTGCAGAAACACACATAAGACCCAATGTGGTCCGACCTTTCCCCCGAGCCTGCATAGAGCGGGAGTTTAGTGCACAGGACTGCCCTTAAGATATTAGGAAATATATTGGTGATATTGTCCGCTCCAAGTCTGCCAGTATTTCATAAATACAATGCAATATGAATACTTGTATCCAAAGTAGAAATACAGTGTTTGTAGCAACCACTACtaggaagaaagaaaagatgcATGATGTTTGCAAGGTAAGCGCTATGTACAAGGATTATAGTCTTGAAAGGTAAGCGCTATGTACAAGGATTATAGTCTTGAAACCTATGCATATCAACATACCAAAAATATAAATCTTCATATAATAGATATGTTCACAGTTGTAAAACTGGGTGAATCTCCAAGAGACCTAGAGCAAGTAGCAGCGGTAGTATCTATTAAAATACCACCACGTTGAAATGAAATGCATTATCAGTATTAACAAGTCCACCAACAAGAAGCAAACATATCACCAAGGATTAATAATAAGCTCCACCAACCAGAAATGAACCAATGTAAGTAATGATAATGAAAGACAACTAAAATATAATGACAAAGGAAGACGATAAGGGCATCAATTAAGTGCACCTGTTAACTACTTCTCTTCTGAAAGAACTGGAGACGTGATCCAGCAAAATAGGTTGATGATCAAAGAAGTTTCTTTCCCCGCCTTGGCTACTGTTATTACTATCCTCTATAAGACTCCTTTCCGAAAGTGGATCAGGAGAATCCAGAGAGGAAGCCACGGATAAACCTCttcaattagaaaaaaaaattatttaaggcTATAAGCATCAATAAAGTGTCAAATAGAGCTGTAACTTAACACCAACCATAAGAACTCATCATACAAGAAGCATATAACATCGGATTCCAGGAATGTAGAGCATGAACATCATAATGCAGCTTAAACTCAAACTCAGAAATATTTAACATAAAGGAAACAAAGATTGAAACTTTCCTTGTTTCTGACATTTATTAAGCAGAACCTAGGGTGCACTGATCCAGCCAATAACGTTCATCAACATCAGCCAAAACAATTAAAGGAGGCCCATGCTAGACTTTGAAAAGTGAAATGGTTAACTTAGCCCCACCATTTGTACCATTTCAGCTTACTAACCTCATAAATATTAAAGTATAGCACAATCTAATTTCTATCCATCCTCAAAGAGACTTTATGTTACCATGCAGCGATGCAGGCTAAAAAAAGCTTATAAAACTGAGCTTCATTGCAACCCAAACTCTATCAGCCAACTTATTAACAAAAATGAAGCAAAAAACTTCTTTTGACATATTTCCTGCTTCAcaaattaaactaaaactaaaaactTACTAACATTTTTTTCTCAAGAACCAGTTAACAGTATCTTATTATCTTCATCATtcggaaggggagccttggagcaacggtaaagttgactgagcaacggtaaagttgactccgtgtgacctataggtcacgggttcaagccgtgaaaTCAGCCAATGATGCTTGTGCGGCCCTTCCACCGTGCGTAAACACGGGATGCttcgtgcaccgggctgcccaTATTATCTTCATCATTCAAACAAGTAAAACtatactcccccccccccccttttcctTATCACAGCTTGAATATGATGCAACACAAACAGTATACAGCAGACAAACAAGCACACATTGGCAGTTCCCCCTCCTCAAaatttgtcctttttcttttcattgtttCAAAAAGCCTTGAAACTGATATGATGCATTGATCAGCTCAAATATACAGCTAGACCAAGAAAGCAGCAAAGGCTGAAATTCAATTCTttggaaaaataaatatataaacagAGGCAGAAAAGATACAAATTTTATTGCAAAATTTGTTACACCCAAATGATAAgagaaaacaagaacaaaggtctCTCCATTTACCAATCAAGAACTCAAAAAAAGACCACAAAGTTTAAATCTTTaggtaaataaaataaaataaaactgaccCATTATGAAATTATATACATACATGATATATTGGATCACACAGAGATATAAGAGTCACCAAATTACCTTGAATTCATTCAACCAACCGGTTTGTCAACTCCTCAATTTGTatgaaaaaagaacaaaaaaataaaatttaaaataatgaaaagaaatacaacaagTAATTCTTTATTTGGTATATTATGTGGAAAGAAGAGATGTAAGGAGAGTGCTAgctaatatttttatatttttgtttgaatttcaaAAGGGCACTAAAATTTTAGCCTAGAGCGGAATTAGAATTACTGAGTTGACTCTTAAGGAAGTGTCACTTCCAGTTCAGTTAGTAAACGATGTCGTTTTATATAACGCCATTTTTATTTAGGTATAATACCAATACCAATACCAATGAAAGAATGAAAAGTGGGTTTGGCAAGAAAGCATGTTTGATAAAACAGTCAAAGACTCCAAGTTGGAAAGTCAAATCTTTTCAAAATCCCAACTTGATTGGCTAGCTTCTCCTCATTGTTTTATGCTTTTGTGAATTTTTCTTGGACGGTTCGTGCGAACTTGATTATATGATGGGACAGTCCAGTACAATAAATATATAAGTAAAGAAGTTGAGTAATAATATTCATCCCAAATAAATGGACTTACATTAAAGTTTGATGGATGAAATTCTAATATGATTTCTCTATACCTTCCATAcaacaaaaaaaattagaattagcTACGAACTTCGTCGCTAAATCGTTCATCATTAATAAAACTTTTTGATAATCTCGCCAAATAGGTTTAACGACAAATTTTTTtatttagctacagaatttgtccGTCGATAATTCATGTTTTTTTAGTAGTGTCACTATTTAAATTTGAATCATTCCTTTGGAGACATAATGCTTTTTTGTGGAAATTGAAGAAGGAAAGAAGAGGAATTGCAAGCATAATGTCCATTAGGGGTAGGTCCACATATCTttgttataaattatttatataaaaatagatCGAGCCAAAAATAATGGGTGCGCTGGCAATATTATTTTATTGCAAGAACAAGAATATCTAGTGGTGTTTGATTGTTGGCAATGGCGAATGAACCTTCTAGTGAGGGACGCCATTTGATACTAGTAGCttcattaaaaaaaatcattttatataTGGAAATAACATTTTTTTAAGCCAGAATATGTATTTATATGCACTAACATCAATCTCAtacttaaattatttaaaaattaaataataataataacaataataataataacaacaacaacaataataataataatagaagatCGATAGCGTTTACGCAAAATCCAATAAACTAAGTATTTGACCGTTGATGATTATCCACATGTACTAAGATCAATTCACGAATGGCTTCATCATGGAgtaattcaaacttaaatttttgaaaatgagATTCAAGTAGACCATCCATGATTGAGTCAAACGTGTGAATGTGTATATGAATCACATCTTGGATAGCTATATAATCTATTCATGCTTTTGTTTGTGTCTTCTTGTAATTTTCTACCATATAATTCTTTATTTAGGACAAAGAGGatagaagagaaagaaaaggaaataaaaagacACAAAATGGAGGAAAACACGGACATGACAAATTAATAAGTACATCTGTCAAACTTATATATACAATAATACAATTATCTTATTGCATAGAATAATAAATCACTTCTGTGTTTCTTATCCCTTTTGTCTCGTCCCACAAATTATAAATATCCAAAATATGTGCAAGACCAAATACTTTCACTAACTCTAATAGAAATAAGATAACTaagtggtttgtttttttaaagttTATGAGACAAGCTTTTGGTCTTTGAACAATAGAAAAGTCCAAGAAAGAAGCACCAAAATATCTAAATATGCACAAAATGTTATTGTGGTTGGTCCACATATGACCATTTTTGTAATCAAACAACTATACACCAATATTTTGAATGTTTTAAGCTAGTCTATAGTTAGGGACATGAATTAGCATTTTCTATGTTATTTTAGGTTTGAAGATTATTTTACACTAAATGGTAGTGCTTGTGACTTAGGGAATCCTTAAATTCAGGAGCAAAATATTCAGCACTCAAAAACCTTTCCAAGTCATTCTTTGTTCTTAAGAGCAAATTCAAAACCTTCTCATTTGCATTTGCCTAAAACTCAATTCTCAAACTTATAGTTATGGAGTTTTTATCTCCATCTTCAACTTCTCCTTATGTGACAGCACCAACTAGCCCAACTTCTTACATGGTGCAGTACCATAGCGCTCCGGCTAGTCCAGGTAAAAAGTTTGGTAGTGTTACAACTGATGACGCTTGTGAGTTGACCTTGAGTGATTTTGAATTTGAAACGAGTAAAAAGTTTGATAATTGCATGGAGTTTGAGACGTGTGAGAACATTGAGCACTCCAAGGATGATCAGTCATGGCAAGAAAAACGAAGAGAGCGGGGTGGCTCACTCCCTGATTTGGCATTTGCTGATGAACTTTTCTCTAATGGTCAAGTCATGCCCCTTAAACTACCACCAAGGCTCCAATGTGACAACAATGACACGAAATATACTAGCCAACGATCGATTACATGTTCAACTATCGCTCCGAGTGCAATAGTTAAGTCTCCGTTTGCTCGCCGTAACGTTGATCCTTTCGTTGTTTCCATGCAAAAGGTGATGAATGAAGAAAATAGAGGGAGAAGTAACAATTCAAATCACCATAAACGAACAAGGTCACTCTCACCATTTAGAGCCAAAAATATGGAATGGACTATTGAGGAAATGAGACAAGAAATTGTGTCCATGACACCAATTCAACCTTCAAGCCCAAACACAAGAAAGCCCATTGAGTCTAAGGCCAAGGGAGCATCATATGGAAGATGGGTTCTAGACCATTCTATGACTATTGGGCCAGGCCCAAAAGAATCCAAGAAGCCCAAAAACTTGCTTTTTGGAAAGAAAGAGCCAAAGCCCAACAAGCCCACTTCAAATGGTGTTGCTCAAGAGTACTCTACTATAGGGGATGTTTTTGTGGAAACCAAAATGCAAAAATTCAAAGGAATGTTAGTGAAATATGCATCATTTAGAAAGGATAATAGTGAAGGAAAGATGAATAATCCAATATCAGCTCTATGGAAGCCAAATTACTTCAAGAAATTGAGTTTCAAGTTCAAGGGAAATGGTAATGACAATGTGAGTAAAAAGGTAAATGGAGGGGAGCCAAAGTTGGTGATTGTGAAGTACAAACCAGCACTTTGTTTGGGTTATGGACTTGAAAAAGCTTAAAGAAAGATATGTCTATCAGTAGTATTTTTGGTTCTTTATTTTGTCCTATAATGTAAACTTGAAACTTTCTTTATTTAGTGATAGAAAAGGAAGTCATAGGATTTTCATTTGATAGGATAAGTGATTTATGTTCCATATAGGGTTGAACAAATTTGTGAGAGTTTCTCTTGAAAGAAAAGTTTTCTGTATTATTAGATGTCATTAACAAACCAATCTCTTTCAttgatcaaaagaaaaaaaaattcagttaTGAAATCGAGTTTTTGTGGTTGTAGTTATTTAGAACAAGTGCTTCTCCTCTTCATATGCCAGTATTTTCCCccatcttgtcctccacggatGTCATTCTTAACTTGTCTCGAAtaactttattcctaatcttatctattaTGCACATCCACCTTGATATCCTCATTTCTTCGACATGGAAATATTATAGACATGGAAATattaaattagctcattttgTATCTTTTTAAATAATGGTAGCTTGTGCGCACTCGACTATTagctccttttttttctttatatatatatataactaagcATCTATCCTTTCATTGATCAAAAGAAACCATAAAGGTGGTAAGAGATAAATCAAGAATCTAATTTCTTAGTACAAGAAGCTATACTAAAGCTTTAATAGATTCACTAAACAAATCAATCTGTAAACGTGGTAATTATTTTACAAACAATTTGGACTTGTGGAGAAGCAAATAAGGCAATCTCTGCAGTATCAAAATAACCTCTTCTAACTCCCCCA is drawn from Nicotiana tabacum cultivar K326 chromosome 9, ASM71507v2, whole genome shotgun sequence and contains these coding sequences:
- the LOC107801722 gene encoding GDP-mannose transporter GONST1-like isoform X1, producing MNSRGLSVASSLDSPDPLSERSLIEDSNNSSQGGERNFFDHQPILLDHVSSSFRREVVNRLGADNITNIFPNILRAVLCTKLPLYAGSGERSDHIGSYVCFCRMMHCSMFFCGSQRIKEAMRVQSSVVALFSLLVERGSFSMKAVNKNDEDLENGMLEKDTEKSARSNKVVTVHNKALLSGVAYCISSCSMILVNKYVLSSYDFNAGISLMLYQNFVSVVVVSTLRLFGVISTEPLTWKLVKVWLPVNVIFVGMLITSMFSLKYINVAMVTVLKNVTNVITAVGEMYLFNKTHDNRVWTALFLMIISAISGGVTDLSFHAIGYTWQIINCFLTASYSLTLRRVMDTAKQVTKSGNLDEFSMVLLNNTLSLPLGIVLILIFNEVDYLSRTPLLQLPTFWLVTTFSGFLGLAISFTSMWFLHQTSATTYSLVGSLNKIPLSVAGIFLFHVPTSLENSASIFFGLLAGVFFARAKMQEKSQSRS
- the LOC107801722 gene encoding GDP-mannose transporter GONST1-like isoform X2, encoding MNSRGLSVASSLDSPDPLSERSLIEDSNNSSQGGERNFFDHQPILLDHVSSSFRREVVNRLGADNITNIFPNILRAVLCTKLPLYAGSGERSDHIGSYVCFCRMMHCRIKEAMRVQSSVVALFSLLVERGSFSMKAVNKNDEDLENGMLEKDTEKSARSNKVVTVHNKALLSGVAYCISSCSMILVNKYVLSSYDFNAGISLMLYQNFVSVVVVSTLRLFGVISTEPLTWKLVKVWLPVNVIFVGMLITSMFSLKYINVAMVTVLKNVTNVITAVGEMYLFNKTHDNRVWTALFLMIISAISGGVTDLSFHAIGYTWQIINCFLTASYSLTLRRVMDTAKQVTKSGNLDEFSMVLLNNTLSLPLGIVLILIFNEVDYLSRTPLLQLPTFWLVTTFSGFLGLAISFTSMWFLHQTSATTYSLVGSLNKIPLSVAGIFLFHVPTSLENSASIFFGLLAGVFFARAKMQEKSQSRS
- the LOC107801722 gene encoding GDP-mannose transporter GONST1-like isoform X4, which produces MMHCRIKEAMRVQSSVVALFSLLVERGSFSMKAVNKNDEDLENGMLEKDTEKSARSNKVVTVHNKALLSGVAYCISSCSMILVNKYVLSSYDFNAGISLMLYQNFVSVVVVSTLRLFGVISTEPLTWKLVKVWLPVNVIFVGMLITSMFSLKYINVAMVTVLKNVTNVITAVGEMYLFNKTHDNRVWTALFLMIISAISGGVTDLSFHAIGYTWQIINCFLTASYSLTLRRVMDTAKQVTKSGNLDEFSMVLLNNTLSLPLGIVLILIFNEVDYLSRTPLLQLPTFWLVTTFSGFLGLAISFTSMWFLHQTSATTYSLVGSLNKIPLSVAGIFLFHVPTSLENSASIFFGLLAGVFFARAKMQEKSQSRS
- the LOC107801722 gene encoding GDP-mannose transporter GONST1-like isoform X3, with translation MNSRGLSVASSLDSPDPLSERSLIEDSNNSSQGGERNFFDHQPILLDHVSSSFRREVVNRSFSMKAVNKNDEDLENGMLEKDTEKSARSNKVVTVHNKALLSGVAYCISSCSMILVNKYVLSSYDFNAGISLMLYQNFVSVVVVSTLRLFGVISTEPLTWKLVKVWLPVNVIFVGMLITSMFSLKYINVAMVTVLKNVTNVITAVGEMYLFNKTHDNRVWTALFLMIISAISGGVTDLSFHAIGYTWQIINCFLTASYSLTLRRVMDTAKQVTKSGNLDEFSMVLLNNTLSLPLGIVLILIFNEVDYLSRTPLLQLPTFWLVTTFSGFLGLAISFTSMWFLHQTSATTYSLVGSLNKIPLSVAGIFLFHVPTSLENSASIFFGLLAGVFFARAKMQEKSQSRS
- the LOC142164393 gene encoding uncharacterized protein LOC142164393 — translated: MEFLSPSSTSPYVTAPTSPTSYMVQYHSAPASPGKKFGSVTTDDACELTLSDFEFETSKKFDNCMEFETCENIEHSKDDQSWQEKRRERGGSLPDLAFADELFSNGQVMPLKLPPRLQCDNNDTKYTSQRSITCSTIAPSAIVKSPFARRNVDPFVVSMQKVMNEENRGRSNNSNHHKRTRSLSPFRAKNMEWTIEEMRQEIVSMTPIQPSSPNTRKPIESKAKGASYGRWVLDHSMTIGPGPKESKKPKNLLFGKKEPKPNKPTSNGVAQEYSTIGDVFVETKMQKFKGMLVKYASFRKDNSEGKMNNPISALWKPNYFKKLSFKFKGNGNDNVSKKVNGGEPKLVIVKYKPALCLGYGLEKA